The following nucleotide sequence is from Candidatus Methylomirabilota bacterium.
GGAGCGACTGGGCGCCCCCCAGGACGGCCGCCAGGGCCTGGATGGCCACCCGCGCGATGTTGTTGAGGGGCTGCTGGGCCGTGGCCGACACCCCGGCCGTCTGGGTGTGGGTCCGGAGCCGCATGGACTCCGGCTGCTTGGCCCCGTAGCGCTCCTTCATGAAGCGCGCCCACATCCGGCGGGCGGCGCGCAGCTTGGCGATCTCCTCGAAGAAGTCGTTGTGGATGTCGAAGAAGAAGCTGAGCCGGGGCGCGAAGCTGTCGATGGCGAGCCCCCGCGCCAGCGCCGCCTCCACGTAGCCCAGCCCGTCGGCCAGGGTGAAGGCCAGCTCCTGGACGGCCGTCGAGCCTGCCTCCCGGATGTGATAGCCGGAGATCGAAACAGGATTGAAACGTGGAACATGCTTCGATGTGAATTCGATCATATCAGTCACGATTCGGACCGCAGGCCCCGGCGGACAGATCCATTCCTTTTGGGCGATGAACTCCTTGAGCATGTCGTTCTGCATCGTGCCGCCGACCCGGTCCCACGCCACGCCGCGCTGGTCGGCCACGGCCAGGTACATGGCCAGCGCGATCGACGCCGTGCAGTTGATCGTCATCGACGTCGTCACCTCGCCGAGCGGGATGTCGGCGAAGAGCCGCTCGAAGTCGTCGAGCGTGGAGACCGACACGCCCTCCTTGCCGACCTCGCCCCGGGCGCGGGGGTGGTCGGCGTCGTACCCCATCAGGGCCGGCATGTCGAAGGCCGTCGAGAGCCCGGTCTGGCCCTGGGCGAGCAGGTACTTGAAGCGGGCGTTGGTGTCCTCCGGGCGGCCGAAGCCGGCGAACATCCTCATCGTCCAGAGACGTCCGCGATACATCGTCGGA
It contains:
- a CDS encoding methylmalonyl-CoA mutase family protein; the protein is MTEKDRWRRETYDPFRRRVPERPVRFESLSGLPVEPVYTPEDLAAWSYAEKLGQPGEYPFTRGVYPTMYRGRLWTMRMFAGFGRPEDTNARFKYLLAQGQTGLSTAFDMPALMGYDADHPRARGEVGKEGVSVSTLDDFERLFADIPLGEVTTSMTINCTASIALAMYLAVADQRGVAWDRVGGTMQNDMLKEFIAQKEWICPPGPAVRIVTDMIEFTSKHVPRFNPVSISGYHIREAGSTAVQELAFTLADGLGYVEAALARGLAIDSFAPRLSFFFDIHNDFFEEIAKLRAARRMWARFMKERYGAKQPESMRLRTHTQTAGVSATAQQPLNNIARVAIQALAAVLGGAQSLHTNSYDETWALPTEEAVTVALRTQQILAEETGVPLTIDPLGGGYYLESLTDRMEAAALEYIRKIDAMGGMIKAIDTGFPQKEIADAAYRYQLLDDRGEKVIVGVNKYVMAEEKPINYLRIDERVEREQIESVQRFKAARNVARVERRLKQLADACRNGHNVMPVLIDAVKDYASLGEISDVYRQVFGVYREPIIF